In Musa acuminata AAA Group cultivar baxijiao chromosome BXJ3-9, Cavendish_Baxijiao_AAA, whole genome shotgun sequence, a single genomic region encodes these proteins:
- the LOC103999045 gene encoding 22.0 kDa heat shock protein, translating to MSSICTHPTHSQQPCKPRGQEMDAKPQTAPADRSYTDLNPVFDWVRGGTSDDILIHLPGFKSDQVRVQIDSHGTLRTSGERPLDGKQWSRFWKDFQLPDNCKVNDVRAKFDDEMLQVHIPKMVVRGNGALPQPADAREPQSKEKAANKQEIEDNKSVDEKKAAQPASPKKMTADNRGDQSGGLSSIYMGLSQARKTLLMNVAVAFLVLFVLGLYLKYKFTKTETS from the exons ATGTCTTCCATCTGCACTCATCCAACTCATTCACAGCAGCCCTGCAAACCGAGAGGGCAGGAAATGGACGCCAAGCCACAGACAGCACCTGCTGACCGCTCCTACACGGATTTGAATCCCGTCTTCGACTGGGTTCGAGGAGGAACCTCCGACGACATTCTCATTCATCTCCCTG GATTCAAGAGCGACCAAGTGAGGGTGCAGATAGACAGCCATGGCACGCTGAGGACCAGCGGCGAGCGGCCGCTGGATGGCAAGCAGTGGAGCCGGTTCTGGAAGGACTTCCAGTTGCCAGATAACTGCAAAGTGAATGATGTCCGAGCCAAGTTTGACGATGAGATGCTTCAAGTGCATATCCCGAAGATGGTCGTCAGAGGAAATGGAGCTCTGCCTCAACCGGCAGATGCAAGGGAGCCGCAGTCCAAGGAGAAGGCTGCTAACAAACAGGAAATTGAGGATAATAAATCGGTCGATGAAAAGAAAGCGGCGCAGCCGGCAAGCCCAAAGAAGATGACCGCCGACAATCGCGGTGATCAAAGCGGCGGCTTGAGTAGCATCTACATGGGGCTGAGTCAAGCAAGGAAGACATTGCTGATGAACGTGGCTGTCGCTTTCCTGGTGCTGTTTGTTCTTGGATTGTACTTGAAATACAAATTCACAAAGACCGAGACCAGCTAA